The sequence below is a genomic window from Nostoc flagelliforme CCNUN1.
ATCGCACAAACATTTGTTTCGATGAAGATTATTTGATTGAGAACTCAATTATCGGTGATGTGGAGACTTGTCGAGACAAAATCAAGAAATTTCAAGACGAATTAAATTTAGGTACGTTAGCACTCAAACCCTCGTCTTCGGATATGCAAAAAAACCTGGAGAGTTTGACGCGCTACAACCAAGAGGTGCGAAATTATGTCTTCTAAACTATATCAGCTTCCTCCCGATGATTTACCTCCATCTGAGGTAACAAAAGAGGATGGAATGCTGCAAATGGAGCTAGAACAGTCAACAGGTAGATGCTTTTATCTTGCCTGCGATCGCATTACGCGAGTCCTGTTATCTAATTGTCAGTGGTATCTTACAACCAATGCTAGCATTCTAACATTAATTGTTGACTGTCCTGACTTAGTATCTTACTGGCATATAGTCAGCAATATTGCCCAGTTGGGTAATAGGTTAGAACGGTTTGCTAGCAACGGTAAAATTCGCGTTTATCCGCCATTTGGCAAGGGAATGCCATTTGAAATCAGCGTAAATGAAATATCAGCTTATCGAGACTGGCTTTGAGGTAAATACAAACTGGGAATCACACAAAATATAGCTGTTTTACACCCTGTACTCCTAAAGTGCAGGGTGTTGCAATTTTATAAAAGTTACAATATAATCCATTTTTTCTTGTTATTTCAGATAACTCAAAGTGTATGCGCTGGCAACCTATAGATAATTTACCGCAAGATTGGCAAAAATTGGCTAGCTCAGAGCTACCACCATTAGTTACTGTCTGGAATGAACAAGCTGACCGCCTTCGTAACTCTGGTGCATTCAAGATTTTTATGGAAAAGATGCGCCGGGAAATAGCAATTGAAACCGGAATTATAGAGCGACTGTATACAATTGACCGGGGTATTACGCGATTACTCATTGAGCAAGGTATAAATGAGGCATTAATCCCACATGGAGCTACAGACCGATCTATTAAGCAAGTTGTAGCCTTAATTCAGGATCAAGAAATGGCAATTGAGGGATTATTTGATTTTGTGGGTGGTCAACGTTCTCTAACGCCGTTTTATGTCAAAGAACTGCATCAGTTGCTTACGATAAATCAGACTAATACAGAAGCTTTAATTCCATCCGCAGGACAAATTATTAGTGTTCCTCTGATACTGGAGTTTAGACTAGTTCCCGGTGCGAAACTGCTGAACAAATCAGATATAAAACTTTGTTAATGAATCAATAGTTACATCTGCCAACTATATTATGAGAGCAAAGCTCGTTTCAAGTATTTTACCGACTATTTCTGATAGTGTAAGATTTGATTAAACTCAAGTTTTATTGATAATAAGTTCAAATAAAAACGTGATAATTTATTTCATTTTTGAGAGTTCCTCGACTAATAATAGTTAAATTATGAGCAATAACTCCCCAACCAACCCAACGACAAAATCCTAACTCTCCCCTATATAAACAACGTTGTAAGCCAAAACATCGTTTCAAAAAACTGATACGTCCTTCTACTCCATTATGCCAACGACGAGCTTTTTTAAAATTTCTTTTTCTTTCATGCTTGATTCGTTCTTTACTTCGATAACCACCCTTGGGTAAGATGACTTCTTTGACTCCTAATGATTGAGCATAATTTTCGTTTGTTTGAGAGTAAACACCTCTGTCTGTAGTCACTATTTTTGGCGATAAACCAAAATTTTCTATATGTTGGTCAAGACTTGGGACTAATTGTTGAGTATCGTGAGGATTACCCTTTAAAATTCGATAATTGCTGACAATTCCACCGTCAATTTCATCTAACCAAACTTTATGTCCAAACTCGACATCTACATTGATTTTACCTCGACATATTATATCTGTATGAGATTCAAATATACTGACAATTTTTTCGTGAGCAGGTACTTTCTCCGAATTGAAAATTCGTCTTTGAGTTTGTTCAATCACTTGTGATATGCGAGGGAGAAAAATTTCAAATCTTTGAAGTAGCTGATGAAATTGTAGTAAATTTAAATTACTAATAATTGACTTGAATTTTTGAGCCTGTTTCCAGCTAGCTTGAGTCACTTCAATCAATTTGGCGTAGGCTTGTTCTCTTTTTTGACGACCAGATTGATTTCTCGTTTTAGATAATCCATCAATCTGTCTAGAAATTCTTCTAGCTGTACGATAACGATTACGAAAAAGACTTGAGTTAATAAATATTGAATTGGCAACACTAATTTCTTTTGCTTGCAATAAAAGGCGACTAATAACTTTGACTCCATCAACTAACAAGCTGTTATCAGAAGGAAAATGAATATTGGTTGCGACTACTGTACCATCTGTCCTCATCTTTCTACCCTTAGTTATTTGTAATTGGGTCGCAACTTGAGTCAGACGTTGATTAAATTGTAACAAGGTTTCTTGACGAATTTGATGTGACCAACGAATTAAAGTGCTTTTATTAGGAATAGCATTAAAATAAATTCGACAAAATTGCCTTAAAATTAAACTTTCATTTACATTTGAAATTGTTTGCTCGTAGCTCAAACCGCGTAAGTGCTTTAAGGCTAACATTCGTAATACAACTTCAACCGGAGTGGATTTTCTTCCGGTTTTAGTAGTATTCTGATATCGCTTTGATAAATCAGACTCAATTAATCGAAACAGATGTTCATCCGAAAGGACTTTATCTATTATATAAATTGAATCATCCATCTCTCCTATTAACTGAATCAGAATGCTAAACTCTTTGTCAAATTCATATTTTTTACGTAACATCGATTTTTAAGTGAGCGTGCAAAGAAAGTACTGCTCAAAAACATACTTCAGAACGATTAACTATTTTAATTTACTCAAAAATAGTTCAAAAAAATTTATCTTTCATTGAGATTCAGTCATCATTTTTATCTCTCTTACTTGATTACAATAAAATCGCGTTCGTCAATTTTTTTCTGGCATCGCCTCCAGACCACAGGAAGTTTATCGCTTACAACACACTCAAGGATGCGATCGCTCCGCCAGCCGCAGGCATCGTGTTCGGTAGGCGAAAGCATCCTTGAGTGCCCTGGGGTATTTTTAGTTCAATTGTACTATAAATTTCCGACTGAAATTTTGGGTGGGTGCGCTTATATTTGATGTACATCAATTGCCGTAAAGGTTTGGAGTTTCGCACCGGGAACTAGT
It includes:
- a CDS encoding ISNCY family transposase translates to MLRKKYEFDKEFSILIQLIGEMDDSIYIIDKVLSDEHLFRLIESDLSKRYQNTTKTGRKSTPVEVVLRMLALKHLRGLSYEQTISNVNESLILRQFCRIYFNAIPNKSTLIRWSHQIRQETLLQFNQRLTQVATQLQITKGRKMRTDGTVVATNIHFPSDNSLLVDGVKVISRLLLQAKEISVANSIFINSSLFRNRYRTARRISRQIDGLSKTRNQSGRQKREQAYAKLIEVTQASWKQAQKFKSIISNLNLLQFHQLLQRFEIFLPRISQVIEQTQRRIFNSEKVPAHEKIVSIFESHTDIICRGKINVDVEFGHKVWLDEIDGGIVSNYRILKGNPHDTQQLVPSLDQHIENFGLSPKIVTTDRGVYSQTNENYAQSLGVKEVILPKGGYRSKERIKHERKRNFKKARRWHNGVEGRISFLKRCFGLQRCLYRGELGFCRWVGWGVIAHNLTIISRGTLKNEINYHVFI